From Triticum urartu cultivar G1812 chromosome 2, Tu2.1, whole genome shotgun sequence, a single genomic window includes:
- the LOC125538384 gene encoding chloride channel protein CLC-c-like — translation MDGDHAPHSNSNQHQPPPPSPLPEREGSFNYDIESMDGGGWRGAGRYASSDALLRYDDDDGPRERLLRKRTMNTTSQIAIVGANVFAIESLDYEIVENDLFKQDWRSRKKNQIFQYVVLKWALVLLIGLLTGLVGFFNNLAVENIAGFKLVLTGDLMLQKRYFTAFLAYGGCNLVLGATAAALCAYIAPAAAGSGIPEVKAYLNGVDAYSILAPSTLFVKIFGSILGVSGGFVLGKEGPMVHTGACIANLLGQGGSRKYHLTWNWLKYFKNDRDRRDLITCGAAAGVAAAFRAPVGGVLFALEEAASWWRSALLWRTFFTTAVVAVVLRALIEFCRKGKCGLFGQGGLIMFDLSSNVPSYGTQDLIAIIILGVIGGVFGGLFNFLLDRILRVYSIINERGAPSKILLTITISIITSACSYGLPWLAACSPCPVGSMEECPTIGRSGNFKSFQCPPGHYNGLASLFFNTNDDAIRNLFSRGTENEFHMSSLFVFFIAIYCLGLVTYGIAVPSGLFIPVILAGATYGRIVGTLLGPMSDIDPGLFALLGAASFLGGTMRMTVSVCVILLELTNELHMLPLVMLVLLISKTIADCFNKGVYDQIVVMKGLPFMEAHAEPYMRHLVASDVVSGPLISFSGVEKVGNIVHALRITGHNGFPVVDEPPVSEAPELVGLVLRSHVLVLLSGRNFMKEKVKTSGSFVLRRFGAFDFAKPGSGKGMKIEDLDFTEEEMEMYVDLHPITNTSPYTVVETMSLAKAAVLFRALGLRHLLVVPKTPGRFPIVGILTRHDLMPEHIHGLFPNLRKSH, via the exons ATGGACGGCGACCACGCGCCGCATTCCAACTCCAACCAgcaccagccgccgccgccgtcgccgctgcCGGAGCGGGAGGGCAGCTTCAACTACGACATAGAGAGCATGGACGGCGGCGGGTGGCGCGGCGCGGGGAGGTACGCCTCGTCCGACGCGCTGCTGCGctacgacgacgacgacggcccgcgcgagcggctgctgcggaagcgcACCATGAACACCACCTCCCAGATCGCCATCGTCGGGGCCAACGTCTTCGCCATCGAGAGCCTCGACTACGA AATTGTGGAGAATGATCTTTTCAAGCAAGACTGGCGATCGAGAAAGAAGAACCAGATATTTCAGTATGTTGTTCTCAAATGGGCGTTAGTTCTGCTTATTGGCTTGTTGACTGGGCTTGTTGGCTTCTTCAACAACCTTGCAGTCGAGAATATTGCTGGATTCAAATTGGTGCTCACAGGTGATCTTATGCTCCAGAAGAG GTACTTCACAGCATTTTTGGCATATGGAGGCTGCAATCTAGTCTTGGGAGCCACTGCTGCAGCACTATGCGCTTACATAGCACCAGCTGCTGCTGGGTCTGGCATCCCTGAAGTTAAAGCATATCTTAACGGAGTTGATGCTTACTCTATTTTAGCTCCCAGCACACTCTTTGTGAAG ATATTTGGTTCAATACTTGGAGTTTCAGGTGGATTTGTACTTGGAAAAGAAGGTCCCATGGTGCATACAGGGGCATGCATTGCCAACTTGCTTGGTCAGGGGGGATCACGCAAGTACCATCTCACATGGAATTGGCTGAAATATTTCAAGAATGATAGGGATAGACGAGATTTGATTACATGTGGTGCAGCAGCTGGAGTGGCAGCCGCATTTCGTGCACCTGTTGGTGGTGTACTCTTTGCTCTCGAGGAAGCAGCATCATG GTGGCGAAGTGCTCTTCTGTGGAGAACATTCTTTACAACTGCTGTTGTTGCAGTAGTGTTGAGGGCCCTGATTGAGTTCTGTCGTAAAGGAAAATGTGGTCTCTTTGGTCAAGGAGGGTTGATTATGTTTGATCTTAGCTCGAACGTCCCATCATATGGTACTCAAGATCTCATCGCGATTATTATTCTTGGAGTAATTGGTGGCGTCTTCGGAGGCCTTTTCAACTTTCTCCTGGATAGGATTCTTCGTGTCTACAGCATTATCAATGA GAGAGGTGCTCCATCAAAGATCCTTCTCACCATCACAATATCGATCATCACTTCGGCATGCTCCTATGGGCTCCCTTGGCTTGCTGCGTGCTCCCCATGCCCTGTTGGTTCGATGGAGGAATGCCCCACCATTGGCCGCTCTGGAAATTTTAAGAGCTTCCAGTGCCCGCCTGGTCATTACAATGGTCTTGCATCACTCTTCTTCAACACAAATGACGACGCCATCCGCAATCTCTTCAGCCGTGGTACCGAAAATGAGTTCCACATGTCTAGCCTTTTCGTCTTCTTCATCGCCATCTACTGCCTTGGTCTCGTGACGTATGGTATTGCTGTCCCATCTGGTCTCTTTATCCCGGTAATACTTGCCGGGGCAACATATGGGCGCATCGTGGGGACACTTCTAGGTCCCATGTCTGACATCGACCCTGGCCTCTTTGCACTGCTGGGTGCCGCATCTTTCCTTGGTGGAACAATGAGAATGACCGTGTCGGTCTGCGTGATCCTTCTGGAGCTCACGAATGAGCTCCATATGCTCCCCTTGGTCATGCTCGTCCTCCTGATATCGAAGACCATAGCCGATTGCTTCAACAAAGGTGTGTATGACCAGATCGTGGTGATGAAAGGCTTGCCATTCATGGAGGCCCATGCTGAACCGTACATGAGGCACCTTGTAGCTAGTGATGTTGTGTCTGGGCCACTCATCTCCTTTTCGGGTGTTGAGAAGGTGGGCAATATCGTTCATGCGTTAAGGATCACGGGCCACAACGGGTTCCCAGTGGTCGACGAGCCGCCTGTATCAGAAGCTCCGGAGCTGGTTGGGCTGGTGCTTAGGTCACATGTGTTGGTTCTTCTGAGTGGGAGGAACTTCATGAAGGAGAAGGTGAAAACAAGTGGTAGCTTTGTGCTCAGAAGATTTGGTGCGTTTGACTTTGCAAAGCCTGGTTCCGGGAAAGGTATGAAAATCGAGGACCTAGATTTCACCGAGGAAGAAATGGAGATGTATGTGGATCTCCATCCAATCACAAACACTTCGCCGTACACGGTGGTCGAAACAATGTCGCTTGCAAAGGCTGCAGTCCTGTTCAGGGCACTAGGGCTAAGACACCTGCTGGTTGTGCCAAAGACCCCAGGG AGATTTCCTATTGTTGGGATTCTCACGAGGCACGATCTGATGCCGGAGCATATCCATGGGCTGTTCCCCAATCTCCGCAAGTCACACTGA